The following coding sequences are from one Natrarchaeobaculum sulfurireducens window:
- a CDS encoding SDR family oxidoreductase has translation MDLQIDGNTALVTASSSGLGKASAKALAREGVNVVINGRDEARLAEAKAEIEAVATGDVVAQSGDLTDEDDIETLVETTVDEFGGLDHLVTSAGGPPSGPFLETDDDDWYHAYDLLVMSVVRLAREAEPHLKASDHGTIVNITSRSVKEAIDSLVLSNSVRMSVIGLEKTLSKEFAPDVRTNAVLPGPHETARIESLVNQAVDRGDYDSYEEGLADWAGNPLERVGDPMELGNTVAFLSSPASGFINGESILIDGGSTGANL, from the coding sequence ATGGATCTACAGATCGACGGCAACACGGCGTTGGTAACGGCATCCTCGAGCGGCCTGGGGAAGGCGTCGGCCAAAGCGCTCGCGCGCGAAGGGGTCAACGTCGTCATCAACGGACGCGACGAAGCGCGACTCGCGGAGGCAAAAGCGGAGATCGAAGCGGTCGCGACGGGCGATGTGGTCGCCCAATCGGGTGACCTCACCGACGAGGACGACATCGAGACGCTGGTCGAGACGACCGTCGACGAGTTCGGCGGCCTCGACCACCTCGTGACCAGCGCGGGCGGCCCGCCCTCTGGCCCGTTCCTCGAGACCGACGACGACGACTGGTATCACGCCTACGACCTGCTCGTCATGAGCGTCGTTCGCCTCGCCCGCGAGGCCGAACCCCACCTCAAAGCAAGCGACCACGGGACGATCGTCAACATCACCTCCCGCAGCGTCAAGGAAGCCATCGACAGCCTCGTCCTCTCGAACTCGGTCCGGATGAGCGTCATCGGCTTAGAGAAGACGCTCTCGAAGGAGTTCGCCCCCGACGTCCGGACGAACGCCGTCCTTCCCGGCCCACACGAGACTGCCCGCATCGAGAGCCTGGTGAATCAGGCGGTCGACCGCGGCGACTATGACTCCTACGAGGAGGGGCTGGCCGACTGGGCCGGCAACCCACTCGAGCGCGTCGGCGATCCGATGGAACTCGGTAACACCGTTGCCTTCCTCTCCTCGCCGGCCTCCGGGTTCATCAACGGCGAGAGCATCCTGATCGACGGCGGCTCGACGGGGGCGAACCTATGA
- a CDS encoding CoA-acylating methylmalonate-semialdehyde dehydrogenase, with product MVQREPLSTGETVRNYVDGAWERPDGETEHEVVDPATGEALATIPYSSAADVDRAVESGHEAFLEWRSRPVEERIQPLFELKGLLEEHQEELAEILVRDHGKTLAEARGELRRGIENVEVACGMPSMIQGGTVANAAPEIDERAIREPLGVFTAITPFNFPGMIPLWFLPYAVATGNSFVLKPSEQDPLVPLKLFELIDEAGFPDGVVQLVNGGPDTAAALIEHDDVVGVSFVGSTPIAKHVYETAAANGKRVQAQGGAKNHVIVTETADLAFAAEQTVSSSFACGGERCLANDVALVEASVYDEFADLVLEEARTQTVGYGLDEETDIGALITPDHEGRVREYVESGIDEGAELLLDGRDVAVEGYEDGNFLGPTVFGDVSPEMRIVREEIFGPVLGLAPVDGIDEAIETMNRSDFGNAASLFTGSGADARAFRHRAEAGNLGVNVGTAAPMAFFHFGGRKDSFFGDLHAQGQDAIQFYTDETIYLERWPDR from the coding sequence ATGGTCCAGCGAGAACCGCTTTCGACGGGCGAAACAGTACGGAACTACGTCGACGGCGCCTGGGAACGGCCCGACGGCGAGACGGAACACGAGGTGGTCGATCCGGCAACCGGCGAGGCGCTCGCGACGATCCCCTACAGCTCCGCGGCCGACGTCGACCGCGCCGTCGAGTCCGGCCACGAGGCGTTCCTCGAGTGGCGCTCCCGACCGGTCGAGGAACGTATCCAGCCGCTGTTCGAACTGAAGGGGCTGCTCGAAGAGCATCAGGAGGAACTCGCAGAGATACTCGTCAGGGATCACGGGAAGACGCTCGCGGAAGCCCGTGGGGAACTACGCCGGGGGATCGAGAACGTCGAGGTAGCCTGCGGGATGCCGTCGATGATCCAGGGCGGGACGGTGGCCAACGCCGCACCGGAGATCGACGAACGGGCGATTCGTGAACCGCTCGGCGTCTTCACGGCGATTACACCGTTCAACTTCCCCGGCATGATCCCCCTGTGGTTTCTGCCATATGCCGTCGCGACCGGCAACAGCTTCGTCCTGAAACCCAGCGAGCAGGACCCACTGGTCCCCCTGAAACTCTTCGAACTGATCGACGAGGCCGGTTTTCCAGACGGCGTCGTCCAGCTCGTCAACGGCGGTCCCGACACGGCCGCCGCGCTCATCGAGCACGACGACGTCGTCGGCGTCTCGTTCGTCGGGAGTACGCCCATTGCAAAGCACGTCTACGAGACCGCCGCCGCGAACGGCAAGCGCGTCCAGGCTCAGGGCGGCGCGAAGAACCACGTTATCGTCACCGAGACCGCCGACCTCGCGTTCGCGGCCGAACAGACGGTCAGTTCGTCGTTCGCCTGTGGGGGCGAGCGCTGTCTCGCGAACGACGTCGCGCTCGTCGAGGCCTCGGTGTACGACGAGTTCGCCGACCTGGTGCTCGAGGAAGCCCGTACCCAGACGGTCGGCTACGGTCTCGACGAGGAGACCGATATCGGGGCACTCATCACACCGGATCACGAAGGGCGGGTCCGCGAGTACGTCGAGAGCGGAATCGACGAGGGGGCCGAACTTCTGCTCGACGGCCGTGACGTCGCTGTCGAGGGCTACGAGGACGGAAACTTCCTCGGGCCGACCGTCTTCGGCGACGTGAGCCCCGAGATGCGCATCGTTCGCGAGGAGATCTTCGGGCCGGTGCTCGGTCTCGCGCCCGTTGACGGCATCGACGAGGCGATCGAGACGATGAACCGGAGCGACTTCGGAAACGCCGCGAGCCTGTTTACCGGCAGCGGGGCCGACGCCCGCGCGTTCAGACACCGAGCCGAAGCCGGCAACCTCGGCGTCAACGTCGGGACGGCCGCGCCGATGGCCTTCTTCCACTTCGGCGGCCGGAAGGACTCGTTCTTCGGCGACCTCCACGCACAGGGCCAAGACGCGATTCAGTTCTACACCGACGAGACGATCTACCTCGAGCGCTGGCCGGACCGCTGA
- a CDS encoding fumarylacetoacetate hydrolase family protein, whose translation MKRLARTIDGTALLGDDEGFVPLAAADLDLETVRDALPRAAAGTLPDPEDATADRLEAEHVRFGPPLERFGKLWGIGLNYEEHAGDLDEQRPEEPASFMKPPSVVTGPGGPIRLPPTDRSERVTAEAELAVVMGRTCRNVDEAAVDDVVAGYLPVIDMTAEDILQRNPRFLTRAKSFDSFLVVGPSIAVPEEPLPLEELSVRTIVDDEVAAENEIRNMLFPPAEIVSFHSGVMTLEPGDLFSTGTPGAEPIEPGDHVRASVERIGSVDAPVVR comes from the coding sequence ATGAAACGTCTGGCACGCACGATCGACGGGACCGCCCTCCTCGGCGACGACGAGGGGTTCGTCCCGCTCGCTGCCGCCGACCTCGACCTCGAGACCGTCCGCGACGCCCTGCCACGGGCCGCAGCGGGGACCCTTCCTGACCCCGAAGACGCCACCGCCGACCGTCTCGAGGCCGAACACGTCCGATTCGGCCCGCCGCTCGAGCGCTTCGGCAAGCTCTGGGGGATCGGCCTGAACTACGAGGAACACGCGGGCGATCTAGACGAACAGCGCCCCGAGGAGCCAGCGAGTTTCATGAAGCCACCATCCGTCGTGACGGGGCCGGGCGGGCCGATCAGGCTCCCCCCGACCGACCGGAGCGAACGCGTCACGGCCGAAGCCGAACTCGCGGTCGTGATGGGCCGGACCTGCCGAAACGTCGACGAGGCGGCAGTCGACGACGTCGTTGCGGGGTACCTGCCGGTCATCGACATGACCGCCGAAGACATCCTCCAGCGCAATCCGCGATTCCTGACGCGAGCGAAGAGCTTCGACTCGTTTCTCGTCGTCGGGCCGTCGATCGCCGTCCCCGAGGAGCCACTCCCACTCGAGGAGCTTTCGGTCCGGACGATCGTCGACGATGAGGTGGCGGCCGAAAACGAGATCAGAAACATGCTGTTCCCGCCGGCAGAGATCGTCTCGTTCCACTCGGGCGTGATGACCCTCGAGCCGGGTGACCTCTTCAGCACGGGGACGCCGGGTGCCGAACCGATCGAACCGGGTGATCACGTTCGCGCGAGCGTCGAACGGATCGGCTCGGTCGACGCCCCGGTCGTTCGGTGA
- a CDS encoding DUF362 domain-containing protein, with protein sequence MEFPAADDLEALIDRPTYPSVASVRYEPETETLEDPLATTRTELEQLPLSGLDAGATIAVGVGSRGIHDIDEIVAETVAFLDGRGFDPVLVPAMGSHGGATPAGQLEILETLGITEERIGVPIDARMEADPVSEVEVGGTTASVYVARAALEADAVMAINRVKPHTNFTGRLESGLCKMLTVGLGKQRGAQAFHSTALAEGYVPTLEAMIEAVRESVSLLGGLALVENFYEETGVVEAVPGESLEEREPALLEVAREEMATLPFEDLDLLVVDELGKEISGAGMDTNVIGRYRVLNAPDPETPAIDLIYARGLTEGTKGNGNGIGLADIARRAAIEQLDLQKTYANALTSGSLAKAKLPPVAPTDELALRVALNALGGDDPETVRLAWIENTTDLAEFRVSEALLESLPDEATVLERERLAFDEGTATFEPLERFP encoded by the coding sequence ATGGAGTTCCCAGCCGCGGACGATCTCGAAGCCCTGATCGATCGACCCACCTACCCGTCGGTCGCGTCGGTCCGATACGAACCCGAGACTGAGACGCTCGAGGACCCCCTCGCGACGACGCGAACGGAACTCGAACAGCTCCCGCTGTCCGGACTCGACGCGGGAGCGACGATCGCCGTCGGCGTCGGAAGCCGCGGTATCCACGACATCGACGAGATCGTCGCCGAGACGGTCGCATTTCTCGACGGTCGCGGCTTCGATCCCGTTCTCGTTCCGGCGATGGGAAGTCACGGCGGCGCGACACCCGCGGGCCAGCTCGAGATCCTCGAGACCCTCGGAATCACCGAAGAACGCATTGGAGTGCCGATCGACGCGCGGATGGAGGCCGACCCTGTTTCCGAGGTCGAAGTTGGCGGGACGACGGCGTCGGTGTACGTCGCCCGTGCCGCCCTCGAGGCCGACGCCGTCATGGCCATCAACCGGGTGAAACCACATACGAACTTCACGGGGCGGCTCGAAAGCGGGCTCTGTAAGATGCTCACCGTTGGCCTGGGCAAACAGCGGGGTGCCCAGGCCTTCCACTCGACAGCGCTCGCGGAGGGCTACGTCCCCACACTCGAGGCGATGATCGAGGCCGTCAGGGAGTCAGTGTCACTGCTCGGGGGGCTGGCGCTCGTCGAGAACTTCTACGAGGAGACAGGGGTCGTCGAGGCCGTGCCGGGCGAATCGCTCGAAGAGCGAGAACCGGCCCTGCTCGAGGTCGCACGCGAGGAGATGGCGACGCTGCCGTTCGAAGACCTCGATCTGCTCGTCGTCGACGAACTCGGCAAGGAGATCTCCGGCGCAGGGATGGACACCAACGTGATCGGGCGCTATCGCGTCCTGAACGCGCCCGATCCGGAGACGCCGGCGATCGACCTGATCTACGCCCGCGGGCTCACCGAGGGGACGAAAGGCAACGGCAACGGCATCGGCCTGGCCGATATCGCGCGACGGGCAGCCATCGAGCAACTCGATCTCCAGAAGACATACGCCAACGCCCTGACGAGCGGCTCGCTGGCCAAGGCGAAGCTGCCACCCGTCGCACCGACCGACGAACTGGCGCTCCGAGTCGCCTTGAACGCACTCGGCGGCGACGATCCCGAGACTGTCCGTCTCGCCTGGATCGAAAACACCACCGACCTCGCCGAGTTCCGAGTTTCGGAGGCGCTGCTCGAGTCGCTCCCCGACGAGGCGACCGTTCTCGAGCGCGAACGCCTCGCGTTCGACGAGGGAACGGCGACGTTCGAGCCGCTCGAGCGGTTCCCGTGA
- a CDS encoding HD domain-containing protein has protein sequence MKVIKDSVHDHIQVDGVARDLLDTPELQRLRRIRQLGTVSLVYPSANHTRFEHSLGVYHLACEALEQLGIEGTQAERVQAAALLHDVGHGPFSHNLETLTYRRTGRYHDDVGHLLGEGAVGDVLRDHDLEPEVIAGLVAGEGRFGQLVSGELDVDRMDYLVRDAHHTGVPYGTIDHGRLVRELTFADGELVLDEGNVQTAESLLVARALMNPTVYSHSVARISKAMLRRAAERLLEAPDATVDAATLQRMDDSDLTVALRSSEATSGFAHRLDQRDLFKRAVWAEIDDVPGGIIEADHDAIRAFEREVADQADVDPEAVIVDVPSRPSMTESTSRVLVNGEIRELGQQSPLVGALRAAQYSQWRLGVYSPKAARERVGRAAVAVLGLDIDGALVSEVRDGLDATLDQFVE, from the coding sequence ATGAAGGTAATCAAAGACAGCGTCCACGACCACATCCAGGTCGATGGTGTGGCACGTGACCTCCTCGATACGCCGGAGCTCCAGCGTCTTCGACGCATTCGCCAGCTTGGCACCGTTTCGTTGGTCTACCCATCTGCCAATCACACTCGGTTCGAACACAGCCTCGGCGTCTACCACCTCGCCTGCGAAGCCCTCGAGCAACTCGGTATCGAAGGGACGCAGGCCGAGCGTGTCCAGGCCGCCGCACTCTTACACGACGTCGGTCACGGCCCGTTCAGTCACAACCTCGAGACCCTCACCTACCGTCGTACCGGTCGGTATCACGACGACGTCGGCCACCTCCTCGGCGAGGGAGCGGTGGGGGACGTCCTTCGCGACCACGACCTCGAGCCCGAGGTGATCGCAGGGCTCGTCGCCGGCGAGGGTCGGTTCGGCCAGCTCGTCTCCGGTGAACTCGACGTCGACCGAATGGACTACCTCGTCCGTGATGCCCACCACACCGGCGTTCCATACGGAACGATCGACCACGGGCGGCTGGTCCGAGAACTCACGTTCGCCGACGGCGAGCTCGTCCTCGACGAAGGGAACGTTCAGACCGCGGAGAGTCTGCTGGTCGCCCGCGCGCTCATGAATCCGACCGTCTACAGCCACAGCGTCGCCCGGATCAGCAAGGCGATGCTCAGACGGGCGGCCGAACGACTGCTCGAGGCGCCCGATGCGACCGTCGACGCGGCCACCCTCCAGCGGATGGACGACTCGGATCTGACCGTCGCCTTGCGTTCGAGTGAGGCGACGAGCGGGTTCGCCCACCGACTCGACCAACGAGACCTGTTCAAGCGGGCCGTCTGGGCGGAGATAGACGACGTACCCGGTGGAATCATCGAAGCGGACCACGACGCGATTCGGGCGTTCGAGCGCGAGGTCGCTGACCAAGCCGACGTCGACCCCGAGGCTGTGATCGTCGACGTGCCAAGTAGGCCCTCGATGACGGAGTCGACCTCCCGTGTGCTGGTCAACGGTGAGATTCGAGAACTCGGCCAGCAGTCGCCGCTCGTGGGAGCGCTTCGGGCGGCCCAGTACTCCCAGTGGCGACTGGGCGTCTACTCTCCCAAGGCTGCTCGCGAGCGCGTCGGCAGGGCCGCCGTTGCAGTGTTGGGGCTCGACATCGACGGCGCTCTCGTGAGTGAGGTCCGGGACGGACTTGACGCGACGCTCGACCAGTTCGTCGAGTGA
- a CDS encoding cupin domain-containing protein, which translates to MKPVDFDDAETYEPDEGWQRRALAGSDQFSFEWFEKPPGHSSPMHHHENEQVCLCLQGELTVTTEDGESVTLEQYDSVLLESDEPHKVENTGDERAVGLDVFAPGRSFDFWTDRDD; encoded by the coding sequence ATGAAGCCCGTCGACTTCGACGACGCCGAGACGTACGAGCCAGACGAGGGCTGGCAGCGACGTGCGCTCGCCGGCAGCGACCAGTTTTCCTTCGAGTGGTTCGAGAAGCCCCCAGGCCACAGCTCCCCGATGCACCATCACGAGAACGAGCAGGTCTGTCTCTGCCTGCAGGGCGAGCTGACGGTCACCACCGAGGACGGCGAGTCGGTCACGCTCGAGCAGTACGATTCGGTCCTCCTCGAGTCCGACGAACCCCACAAAGTCGAAAACACCGGTGACGAACGTGCGGTCGGCCTCGACGTCTTCGCGCCCGGCCGGTCGTTCGACTTCTGGACGGATCGGGACGACTGA
- a CDS encoding aminotransferase family protein has translation MAGSDDATIPHWYAPERPPISIRDGDGVTVTDDEGTQYLDFLSQLYCVNAGHGNRAIVDAMTEQLERVQYVSPSKRTPVRAELADRLVDVAPDPLSDVVFSVTGSEANELAIQFAREYTGASKILTRYQSYHGSTYAAGALTGDPETRNAVESHAATTGVVKFLPPLTHRSPFEAETPEELAEQAANHLEYVIRNEGPDSVAAILTEPIGGTSGAYTAPPGYFERVRELCDEYDVLLISDEVIAGFGRCGEWFGIDTEGVEPDMMTFAKAVTSGYAPLAGVLARPEITHSLREDGFPIGQTFGGHPVACAAGNAALEAYEDGLIENVRAVEPTFESALAALEDEHEAVGTVRGRGFHWAVEFTDPETGEPFMNPWVEDGHNPVVDVLGEAADRGVLLGGGRPKTQIVLSPPLVADEDDVTTAVDAVSEAIAAVFD, from the coding sequence ATGGCAGGTTCCGACGATGCAACCATTCCACACTGGTACGCACCGGAGCGCCCGCCGATCTCGATCAGAGACGGCGACGGCGTCACCGTAACCGACGACGAGGGTACTCAGTACCTCGATTTCCTCTCACAGCTGTACTGTGTCAACGCCGGCCACGGCAACCGAGCGATCGTCGATGCAATGACCGAGCAACTCGAGCGCGTACAGTACGTCTCGCCGTCGAAACGGACGCCCGTCCGGGCCGAACTCGCGGATCGTCTCGTCGACGTCGCTCCCGATCCGCTCTCGGACGTGGTGTTCTCGGTGACGGGCAGCGAGGCGAACGAACTCGCAATCCAGTTCGCTCGCGAGTACACCGGTGCCTCGAAGATCCTCACCCGCTACCAGTCCTATCACGGCTCGACGTACGCGGCGGGCGCGCTGACCGGCGATCCCGAGACGCGAAACGCCGTCGAATCCCACGCCGCGACGACGGGTGTAGTGAAGTTCTTGCCACCGTTGACCCATCGCTCGCCGTTCGAGGCCGAAACGCCCGAGGAACTCGCCGAACAGGCGGCGAACCACCTCGAGTACGTTATTCGAAACGAGGGACCCGACAGCGTGGCGGCGATCCTGACCGAACCGATCGGCGGAACGAGCGGGGCCTACACCGCGCCGCCGGGGTACTTCGAGCGCGTTCGAGAACTCTGTGACGAGTACGACGTGCTGTTGATCTCTGACGAGGTCATTGCCGGCTTCGGCCGCTGTGGCGAGTGGTTCGGCATCGATACCGAGGGCGTCGAACCCGACATGATGACGTTCGCCAAGGCAGTCACGAGCGGCTACGCACCGTTGGCTGGCGTTCTCGCTCGCCCCGAGATCACCCACTCGCTGCGGGAGGACGGTTTCCCGATCGGCCAGACGTTCGGCGGCCACCCCGTCGCCTGTGCGGCCGGAAACGCCGCACTCGAGGCGTACGAAGACGGCCTCATCGAGAACGTCCGGGCCGTCGAGCCGACGTTCGAGTCGGCACTGGCCGCACTCGAGGACGAACACGAGGCCGTCGGCACCGTTCGCGGCCGAGGGTTCCACTGGGCGGTCGAGTTTACCGATCCGGAGACCGGTGAGCCGTTCATGAACCCGTGGGTCGAAGACGGCCACAACCCGGTGGTCGACGTCCTCGGTGAGGCGGCCGACCGGGGCGTCCTCCTCGGTGGCGGGCGACCCAAGACCCAGATCGTGCTCTCGCCACCGCTCGTCGCCGACGAGGACGACGTTACGACGGCCGTCGACGCGGTAAGCGAGGCTATCGCGGCCGTGTTCGACTGA
- the rdfA gene encoding rod-determining factor RdfA, with amino-acid sequence MSERTSETATGSSCCKVGRNRDQYGLGDLDDELVRFWTDRTEDRYSTRDLAQHVNEQILRAALDDAGLQYKEGEVANTYRLLTDDDVSSGTRVQTRKELERDGVPVEDVERDFVSHQTVYNHLTDCLEASLESPSDEERLERSRDKLGALRNRTSAVTEDTIAQLVRNDVLDIGEFDVLVSVSVTCKDCRQQYTVRDLLERGGCDCEPGAGD; translated from the coding sequence GTGAGCGAACGTACATCGGAAACAGCGACTGGATCGTCGTGTTGTAAGGTTGGCCGCAATCGGGACCAGTACGGCCTCGGGGACCTCGACGACGAACTCGTTCGCTTCTGGACGGACCGAACCGAAGACCGATACAGCACGCGGGATCTCGCACAGCACGTAAACGAGCAAATCCTACGGGCAGCACTCGACGACGCTGGCTTACAGTACAAAGAAGGCGAGGTCGCCAACACCTACCGCTTGCTCACCGACGACGACGTCAGCAGCGGGACCAGAGTGCAGACCCGAAAGGAACTCGAGCGCGACGGTGTCCCGGTCGAGGACGTCGAGCGCGATTTCGTCTCCCACCAGACCGTTTACAACCATCTGACGGACTGCCTCGAGGCCTCTCTCGAGTCGCCCAGCGACGAGGAGCGCCTCGAGCGCAGTCGCGACAAACTCGGCGCGCTCCGCAACCGGACCAGCGCCGTGACCGAGGATACGATCGCCCAACTCGTCCGCAACGACGTCCTCGACATCGGCGAGTTCGACGTCCTCGTCTCCGTCAGCGTGACCTGCAAGGACTGTCGCCAACAGTATACCGTCCGCGACTTACTCGAACGCGGCGGCTGTGACTGTGAACCCGGAGCGGGCGACTGA
- a CDS encoding glycerate kinase type-2 family protein: MDAIEVEEYDSVAKTTGHEVALECLVSGIEAAHPAARVERTISVRGGQLSVETDDDGGQYDLDRFDEVVVVGGGNAAGQFAAALEDELGDRLSGGAVVTDDPTSTDTVDVLSGDHPLPSETGVRSARRVLEIANAAEANDLVLAVVTGGASALLAAPADPLTLSALRAVTQELLACGASIDEINAVRKHCSAIKGGQLARAASPATVVTLVLSDVVGDDFSVIGSGPTVPDPSTYADAVAVLERYDLDVPDGVEAYLEAGVEGDHPETPATGDPAFDDTRTHLVGNGRTALEAAQIAAEDRGYESLLLSSRVRGEARESALTHVAIAEECRETGTPIEPPAVLLSGGETTVQLCDDPGDGGPNQEFVLSAALALEADGIVVSSVDTDGIDGATDVAGAVADVTTVSDVDGQSALARNDALSVLADTTATIEMGPTGTNVNDLRVIVVDSTE, encoded by the coding sequence ATGGACGCTATCGAGGTCGAAGAGTACGACTCGGTCGCGAAGACGACAGGACACGAGGTCGCACTCGAGTGCCTCGTGTCCGGGATCGAGGCCGCACACCCCGCTGCTCGTGTCGAACGGACGATCTCGGTTCGGGGTGGGCAGCTATCGGTCGAGACGGACGACGACGGCGGCCAGTACGACCTCGACCGGTTCGACGAGGTCGTGGTGGTCGGTGGTGGCAACGCGGCGGGACAGTTCGCCGCTGCGCTCGAAGACGAACTCGGCGACCGCCTGTCCGGGGGCGCCGTCGTCACCGACGATCCGACCTCGACAGACACGGTCGATGTCCTCTCGGGCGATCATCCGCTCCCGAGTGAGACTGGTGTACGTAGCGCCCGTCGGGTTCTCGAAATCGCAAACGCAGCCGAAGCGAACGATCTGGTCCTTGCCGTCGTCACCGGCGGGGCGAGCGCGCTGCTCGCGGCTCCCGCGGACCCGCTCACACTGTCTGCTCTCCGGGCAGTGACCCAGGAACTGCTCGCCTGCGGCGCGTCGATCGACGAGATCAACGCCGTCCGCAAGCACTGTTCGGCGATCAAGGGTGGGCAACTCGCCCGGGCCGCGTCACCGGCGACCGTCGTCACGCTCGTCCTGAGCGACGTCGTCGGTGACGATTTCAGCGTGATCGGGAGCGGCCCGACGGTCCCTGATCCGTCGACCTACGCCGACGCCGTCGCGGTACTCGAGCGCTACGATCTCGACGTTCCAGACGGCGTCGAAGCGTACCTCGAAGCCGGCGTCGAGGGCGACCACCCGGAGACGCCAGCGACCGGCGACCCGGCGTTCGACGACACCCGTACCCACCTCGTCGGGAACGGGCGAACGGCGCTCGAGGCTGCACAGATCGCCGCGGAAGACAGAGGCTACGAGTCATTGTTGCTCTCCTCACGCGTCCGCGGCGAGGCTCGTGAGTCGGCACTCACACACGTCGCGATCGCAGAGGAGTGTCGCGAAACCGGAACACCGATCGAACCGCCTGCTGTCTTGCTCTCCGGTGGCGAAACGACAGTGCAGCTCTGTGATGATCCGGGCGATGGCGGCCCCAATCAGGAGTTCGTCCTCAGTGCGGCCCTCGCACTCGAGGCGGACGGGATCGTGGTCTCGAGCGTCGATACCGACGGAATAGACGGCGCAACCGACGTTGCCGGGGCGGTCGCTGACGTGACGACGGTCTCTGACGTCGACGGGCAGTCGGCGTTAGCGCGCAACGACGCGTTATCCGTGCTGGCCGACACAACAGCCACCATCGAGATGGGGCCGACCGGGACGAACGTCAACGATCTCCGGGTGATCGTCGTAGATTCGACCGAGTGA
- a CDS encoding Lrp/AsnC family transcriptional regulator, which yields MDDERTDVDVDETDLALLRRVERDDDVNLTELAAELDLSKSAVHYRLNKLKDAGVITAVSADVDPLALGLTTLVITEVSVVHESGYADEIGTELTEIDGTVQVYYTMGDVDFVVLSRVQNREQLNALIDEIVSIDGVNETSSTFVMKELKTGGETVAAMSDEMIANLIEE from the coding sequence ATGGACGACGAACGAACGGACGTCGACGTAGACGAGACGGACCTCGCGCTCTTGCGGCGCGTCGAGCGCGACGACGACGTGAACCTCACCGAGCTCGCTGCCGAACTCGACCTCTCGAAGTCGGCCGTCCACTATCGTCTGAACAAGCTCAAAGACGCTGGCGTCATCACTGCCGTCTCGGCCGACGTCGATCCGCTCGCGCTCGGACTCACCACGCTGGTCATCACCGAGGTGTCCGTCGTCCACGAGTCCGGCTACGCCGACGAGATCGGCACCGAACTCACCGAGATCGACGGCACTGTCCAGGTCTACTACACGATGGGCGACGTCGACTTCGTCGTGCTCTCGCGGGTCCAGAATCGCGAGCAACTCAACGCCCTCATCGACGAAATCGTCAGTATCGACGGCGTCAACGAGACCTCCTCGACGTTCGTCATGAAGGAGCTGAAAACCGGCGGTGAGACGGTCGCCGCCATGTCCGACGAGATGATCGCGAATCTCATCGAGGAGTGA